A part of Lacibacter sp. H407 genomic DNA contains:
- a CDS encoding M15 family metallopeptidase, which produces MKDLKQLIPDLVLDLRYATNDNFVKQSLYPANTGITFLRLPAANALKEVQEELHEKGFGLKIFDAYRPYSVTIKFWELIKDERYVANPAKGSGHNRGLAVDLTIVDLKTGVELDMGTGFDNFTDTAHHTFTQLNTTVLQNRRLLKDVMLKYGFNLLETEWWHYYWPNDRNYEVLDLDFKKLYKFTKKN; this is translated from the coding sequence ATGAAAGATCTGAAACAACTGATTCCAGATCTGGTGCTCGACCTGCGGTATGCAACAAATGATAATTTTGTAAAACAGTCGCTTTATCCTGCCAATACAGGCATTACCTTTTTACGCCTGCCTGCAGCAAATGCATTGAAAGAAGTACAGGAAGAATTACATGAAAAAGGATTTGGGTTGAAGATCTTTGATGCCTATCGCCCCTACTCCGTTACTATAAAATTCTGGGAGTTAATCAAAGATGAACGTTATGTAGCCAACCCAGCAAAAGGAAGCGGACATAACCGTGGCTTAGCGGTTGACTTAACAATTGTTGATTTGAAAACAGGTGTTGAATTAGATATGGGAACCGGCTTTGATAATTTTACGGATACTGCACACCATACATTCACACAATTAAACACAACCGTTTTGCAAAACAGGAGACTGTTGAAAGATGTGATGCTGAAATATGGTTTCAACTTATTGGAAACAGAATGGTGGCATTACTATTGGCCGAATGATCGGAATTATGAAGTGCTCGATCTTGATTTTAAAAAACTCTATAAATTCACAAAAAAGAACTAA
- a CDS encoding DUF952 domain-containing protein — translation MPIIYHVTTAAEWNAAKEVGAYESPSLKAEGFIHCSQENQVEGVLERYFAGKTDLVKLVIDTDKLTSRFVFEWSPSTEDTFPHVYGTINVDAVVDVVGQ, via the coding sequence ATGCCCATTATTTATCATGTTACTACAGCTGCTGAATGGAATGCAGCAAAAGAAGTTGGTGCTTACGAATCTCCCTCTTTAAAAGCGGAAGGATTTATTCATTGCTCACAGGAAAACCAGGTTGAAGGTGTGCTTGAACGCTATTTCGCCGGCAAAACTGATTTGGTTAAGCTTGTTATCGATACGGATAAACTCACCAGCCGTTTTGTATTTGAATGGAGCCCTTCAACTGAAGATACTTTTCCGCACGTGTATGGAACAATTAATGTGGATGCAGTGGTGGATGTAGTTGGACAATAG
- a CDS encoding VOC family protein produces MLQRITIAFLALFITTFSFAQTDAKIEVVKHNHVALHVKDIAASTKFYKEVMGLEPVAVPDSLKAIRSWFKLGTDQQIHLLAGRNFEVKNDRNGGHFALFVTSIAAAEKYLTQHKMSFHKQVRFDGAVQIYLADPDGYLIELNEVKR; encoded by the coding sequence ATGCTTCAACGAATAACGATTGCCTTTCTTGCCTTATTCATCACAACATTTTCATTTGCACAAACAGATGCAAAGATCGAAGTGGTGAAACACAATCATGTTGCCTTACACGTAAAAGATATTGCAGCAAGCACTAAATTTTATAAAGAAGTAATGGGGCTTGAACCTGTTGCTGTACCTGATTCACTCAAAGCAATCCGTTCCTGGTTTAAGTTGGGAACTGATCAACAGATACATTTACTGGCAGGAAGAAATTTTGAAGTAAAGAACGATCGTAACGGTGGTCACTTTGCATTGTTTGTAACTTCTATTGCTGCTGCTGAAAAATATTTAACGCAACACAAGATGAGCTTTCATAAACAGGTTCGTTTTGATGGTGCTGTACAGATCTATCTTGCCGATCCTGATGGTTATTTAATTGAACTGAACGAAGTAAAACGTTAA
- a CDS encoding chorismate synthase translates to MNSFGKLFRVSIFGESHGESVGIVVDGCPAGLALTVDDLLPDLERRKGGKQKGTTPRQEADYPFFKSGIFNEKTTGFPIAIFFENNNTRSEDYNKQRSIPRPGHADWVAHQKFGGHEDYRGGGHFSARLTTGLVAAGAIAKKLMTGVSIHAEVTEIGGEKDLEKGLQNAIDAKDSVGGLVECKVTGLPVGLGEPYFDSVESLLAQMMFTIPAVRGVEFGTGFAAAKMFGSEHNDAIETMSGKTITNHAGGVVGGITNGNELLFRIAIKPTSSTPKEQTSLNWDTEQMEKFSIKGRHDLCVALRAPVIVEAATAIVLADLMLQEQQIKRIVS, encoded by the coding sequence TTGAACTCATTCGGTAAATTATTTCGTGTATCCATCTTTGGCGAATCGCATGGCGAAAGCGTAGGCATTGTAGTAGATGGTTGTCCGGCAGGTCTTGCATTAACGGTTGATGATCTGTTGCCCGATCTCGAACGCAGAAAAGGCGGTAAACAAAAAGGAACTACTCCACGCCAGGAAGCGGATTACCCGTTTTTCAAAAGCGGAATTTTTAATGAGAAGACAACCGGTTTCCCGATTGCCATCTTCTTTGAAAATAATAATACACGCAGCGAAGATTATAATAAGCAACGCAGTATTCCTCGTCCCGGTCATGCCGATTGGGTGGCACATCAAAAGTTTGGTGGTCATGAAGACTATCGTGGTGGTGGACATTTCAGTGCACGACTCACAACAGGCTTAGTGGCGGCCGGTGCAATTGCAAAAAAACTCATGACCGGTGTTTCTATTCATGCTGAGGTAACAGAAATTGGTGGCGAAAAAGATTTAGAGAAGGGATTACAGAATGCAATTGATGCAAAAGATTCTGTTGGTGGTTTGGTTGAATGCAAAGTAACAGGGTTACCTGTTGGTTTAGGTGAACCGTATTTCGATTCAGTAGAATCATTGCTTGCACAAATGATGTTTACCATACCTGCAGTACGTGGTGTTGAATTCGGAACCGGTTTTGCCGCAGCAAAAATGTTTGGCAGCGAGCATAATGATGCCATTGAAACAATGTCTGGCAAAACAATTACCAATCACGCAGGTGGTGTGGTGGGCGGTATTACCAATGGAAATGAACTGCTGTTCCGTATTGCTATCAAACCAACATCTTCAACTCCAAAAGAACAAACAAGTTTAAACTGGGATACAGAACAGATGGAAAAATTTTCCATCAAGGGTCGTCATGATCTTTGTGTGGCATTGCGTGCTCCTGTAATTGTAGAAGCTGCAACAGCGATTGTCTTGGCTGATTTAATGTTGCAGGAACAACAGATCAAAAGAATCGTCTCTTAA
- the aroA gene encoding 3-phosphoshikimate 1-carboxyvinyltransferase: MKVTIQPSTLTGTIQSNASKSSMQRACAAALVAKGKSIIKNPGHSNDDKAAMDITQRLGGTVTNNGNELIIESNGVQPVSSEINCGESGLSIRMFTPLVALSNHELAVNGTGSLTTRPMDFFDEILPQLDVHVKSNQGKLPLNIQGPIVPKNITIDGSLSSQFLTGLLLAYAASAASDVAITVTNLKSKPYIDLTLDVMKQFGLKVPENRNYEEFYFAAETHYSSLITHHYTVEGDWSGAAFLLVAGAIAGNIVVKGLDVFSTQADKKILEALMDCGCKLSVSNDQIEVGYPPLGVRGFHFNATECPDLFPPLVALAAYCKGKSVIEGTTRLTHKESNRALTLQEEFAKLGVTIELQDDLMIIHGGGGLKGATVHSRHDHRIAMACAVAALKADDDVTIEEAEAINKSYPDFYEHLKVLGANVSL, from the coding sequence GTGAAGGTAACAATACAACCATCTACACTCACCGGAACCATTCAATCGAATGCATCAAAAAGTTCGATGCAGCGTGCCTGTGCTGCTGCATTGGTGGCGAAAGGAAAGAGTATCATTAAAAATCCCGGACATAGTAACGATGATAAAGCGGCGATGGATATTACCCAACGCTTAGGCGGCACAGTTACAAACAATGGAAACGAACTTATTATTGAAAGTAATGGTGTACAACCGGTGAGCAGCGAAATCAATTGCGGCGAAAGTGGTTTGAGCATCCGCATGTTTACTCCATTGGTTGCATTAAGCAATCATGAACTTGCAGTAAATGGGACAGGCAGTTTGACTACAAGACCAATGGATTTCTTTGATGAGATCTTACCACAGCTTGATGTGCATGTAAAAAGTAATCAGGGCAAATTACCATTGAATATTCAGGGACCAATCGTGCCGAAAAATATTACCATTGATGGTTCACTCAGCTCACAGTTTTTAACGGGATTGTTGCTGGCTTATGCAGCAAGTGCAGCAAGTGATGTAGCGATTACAGTAACCAATCTTAAAAGCAAACCATATATTGATCTTACACTCGATGTGATGAAACAGTTTGGTTTGAAAGTGCCGGAGAACAGAAACTATGAAGAGTTTTATTTTGCTGCTGAGACTCATTACTCATCACTCATCACACATCACTATACTGTAGAAGGCGATTGGAGTGGTGCTGCATTCTTACTCGTTGCAGGTGCAATAGCCGGAAACATCGTGGTGAAAGGATTAGATGTGTTTTCAACGCAAGCTGATAAAAAAATACTGGAAGCGTTGATGGATTGCGGATGTAAGCTATCTGTGAGCAATGATCAAATAGAAGTTGGTTATCCCCCTTTAGGGGTTAGGGGTTTTCATTTCAATGCAACAGAATGCCCGGATCTGTTTCCGCCATTGGTTGCATTGGCAGCTTATTGCAAAGGTAAATCGGTGATTGAAGGCACCACACGTTTAACACATAAAGAAAGTAACCGTGCATTAACGCTGCAGGAGGAATTCGCAAAGTTGGGTGTAACAATTGAGTTGCAGGATGATCTGATGATCATTCATGGTGGTGGCGGATTAAAAGGAGCAACTGTTCATTCACGCCACGATCATCGAATTGCAATGGCTTGTGCAGTGGCTGCATTAAAAGCAGATGACGATGTAACGATTGAAGAAGCAGAAGCCATCAACAAATCATACCCTGATTTTTATGAGCACTTGAAAGTATTGGGTGCAAACGTATCTTTATAA
- the aroB gene encoding 3-dehydroquinate synthase, with protein sequence MVKRTYKFSTASVDYYFEGQLSQLGKIVDKTHTVIITDENIFKAHGNKLKNWNTIVLKAGEEFKIQATVDTIVEQLIELGADRKSTLVGIGGGVITDLTGYVASVYMRGIKFGFVPTTVLALVDASIGGKNGIDVGMYKNMVGVIRQPSFLLHDMSLLSSLPQSEWENGFAEIIKHACIKDTAMFKELEAHTLADYQKKKNLMAALIKRNALLKTKVVQADEFESGDRKLLNYGHTLGHAIENMYELSHGQAISIGMTYACHISEQLTGFKQTEKVVNLLSKYGLPTYAEFDKKKAFEILQKDKKKVKAEMSYVLLNKIGKGVVKNIPLTQLKTIIESL encoded by the coding sequence ATGGTAAAGCGTACATATAAATTTTCTACCGCTTCTGTTGATTACTACTTTGAAGGACAGCTTTCACAGTTGGGTAAGATCGTTGACAAAACTCATACGGTCATCATTACTGATGAAAACATTTTCAAAGCACATGGCAACAAGTTGAAGAACTGGAACACGATTGTATTAAAAGCAGGCGAAGAATTTAAAATTCAAGCAACTGTTGATACGATTGTTGAACAGTTGATCGAATTAGGTGCAGATCGTAAATCAACTTTAGTTGGTATTGGAGGTGGCGTGATCACCGATCTTACAGGATATGTTGCATCGGTGTACATGCGTGGTATTAAGTTCGGTTTTGTGCCAACAACAGTATTGGCATTGGTTGATGCAAGTATTGGTGGTAAGAATGGAATTGATGTGGGTATGTATAAAAATATGGTGGGCGTTATCCGTCAGCCGTCTTTTTTATTGCATGATATGTCGTTGCTTTCATCGTTACCGCAAAGCGAATGGGAGAATGGTTTTGCTGAGATCATTAAACATGCATGTATTAAAGATACAGCGATGTTCAAAGAACTGGAAGCGCATACACTGGCTGACTATCAGAAAAAGAAAAACCTGATGGCCGCACTTATTAAACGCAATGCACTCCTTAAAACAAAAGTGGTGCAGGCCGATGAATTTGAAAGTGGCGATCGCAAGTTGTTGAACTACGGACATACGTTGGGTCATGCAATTGAAAACATGTATGAGTTATCACATGGACAAGCCATCTCAATCGGTATGACCTATGCCTGTCATATTTCTGAACAACTCACAGGATTTAAACAAACAGAGAAAGTGGTGAACTTATTAAGTAAGTATGGTTTGCCAACCTATGCTGAGTTTGACAAGAAAAAGGCATTTGAAATTCTGCAAAAAGATAAAAAGAAAGTGAAAGCGGAGATGAGTTATGTATTGCTGAATAAGATCGGCAAGGGAGTGGTGAAGAATATTCCGTTGACACAATTGAAAACCATTATCGAAAGTTTATAA
- a CDS encoding chorismate mutase: MQTLEANMKEKVQEAWSKKPLIIGGPCSAETEDQLVSTAQRLAATGKINMLRAGIWKPRTKPGMFEGIGAKGLPWLQKAKALTGLPTTVEVATGKQVEDALNFEVDVLWIGARTTVNPFSVQEVADALRGVDIPVLIKNPINPDLELWSGAVERVARAGIKQIGLIHRGFSSYGNTEYRNAPMWHLAIEMKRRNPDQIIINDPSHICGRRDILQETAQKAIDLDFDGLMIESHIDPDNAWSDAKQQVTPERLAEMLSSIIWRKEDVASDEFHQALEKLRQQINQLDDELMQILGQRMKIAENIGQYKKDNNITILQTNRWNEILERAFKEGERKGLSKDFITKYFDAVHMESINHQKKVLDS, from the coding sequence ATGCAAACATTAGAAGCAAACATGAAAGAGAAAGTGCAGGAAGCATGGAGCAAGAAGCCACTGATCATTGGCGGACCATGCAGCGCCGAAACCGAAGATCAATTAGTATCAACCGCACAGCGCCTGGCAGCAACAGGAAAAATAAATATGTTGCGTGCAGGTATCTGGAAACCACGTACCAAACCCGGAATGTTTGAAGGGATTGGCGCTAAAGGTTTACCATGGCTGCAAAAAGCAAAAGCATTAACAGGCTTACCAACAACTGTTGAAGTTGCAACGGGCAAGCAAGTGGAAGATGCATTGAACTTTGAAGTGGATGTATTGTGGATCGGTGCACGCACAACCGTAAACCCTTTCAGCGTACAGGAAGTTGCTGATGCGTTACGTGGTGTTGATATTCCGGTGTTGATCAAGAACCCGATCAATCCAGATCTTGAATTGTGGAGTGGTGCAGTTGAACGTGTGGCTCGTGCAGGCATTAAACAAATCGGTTTAATTCACCGTGGATTTTCTTCTTACGGTAATACAGAATATCGCAATGCACCAATGTGGCATTTGGCCATTGAAATGAAGCGTCGTAATCCTGATCAGATCATCATAAATGATCCTTCTCATATTTGCGGTCGCAGAGATATTTTACAAGAGACAGCACAAAAAGCAATCGATCTCGACTTTGATGGTTTGATGATCGAAAGTCATATTGATCCGGACAATGCATGGAGCGATGCAAAACAACAGGTTACTCCTGAGCGTTTGGCAGAAATGTTGAGCAGCATCATCTGGCGTAAAGAAGATGTAGCATCAGATGAGTTTCACCAGGCATTGGAAAAATTGCGTCAGCAAATTAACCAGCTTGATGATGAGTTGATGCAGATCCTTGGTCAGCGTATGAAAATTGCTGAGAACATTGGTCAATACAAAAAAGATAACAACATCACCATCTTACAAACAAACCGCTGGAACGAAATTCTGGAACGTGCATTTAAAGAAGGCGAGCGTAAAGGTTTGAGCAAAGATTTCATCACTAAGTATTTTGATGCGGTGCATATGGAAAGCATTAATCATCAGAAGAAGGTGCTTGATTCGTGA
- a CDS encoding GNAT family N-acetyltransferase — MIFREATIQDIPQIQVVRNAVKENMLSNPALVPDKDVEDYITRRGKGWVCVINDVVVGFSIADLVDHNIWALFVDPNSEAKGIGKQLHDLMMNWYFNQTDETVWLSTSPGTRAETFYRKQGWIETGVYGKGEVKFEMSEPRFKEMKQMQKNKS, encoded by the coding sequence ATGATCTTTCGTGAAGCAACGATACAAGATATTCCGCAGATACAGGTTGTACGTAACGCTGTAAAAGAAAACATGTTGAGCAATCCAGCATTGGTGCCAGATAAAGATGTGGAAGATTATATCACCAGAAGAGGCAAGGGTTGGGTTTGTGTAATTAATGATGTGGTGGTTGGTTTTTCAATTGCTGATTTAGTGGATCATAATATCTGGGCTTTGTTTGTTGACCCCAACAGTGAAGCAAAAGGAATCGGCAAGCAATTGCATGATCTGATGATGAACTGGTATTTCAATCAAACAGATGAAACAGTTTGGTTGAGTACAAGCCCGGGAACAAGAGCGGAAACATTTTATCGGAAGCAAGGATGGATCGAAACAGGAGTGTATGGAAAAGGAGAAGTAAAATTTGAAATGTCTGAACCACGATTTAAAGAGATGAAACAGATGCAGAAGAACAAATCATAA
- a CDS encoding prephenate dehydrogenase gives MRSKKSKAKSMERKRIAIIGVGLIGGSLAIQLHEKKISSRLIGADANKEHEAKALELELVDEILPLDEAIAQSDVVILAFPVDLMVGLLPSILDKVDQQIVVDLGSTKSQLTEAVANHPKRGRYVATHPMWGTEYSGPAAAVRGAYENKAVIICNEGDSDLDALEWTKYMYKKIGMHLLSMEAKAHDLHAAYVSHISHITSFALANTVLEKEKEDNAIFEMASAGFESTVRLAKSNPAMWVPIFLQNKVNVLDVLNEHIQQLTKFRDSIRDDKGTDLQNLIEHANKIRRIIK, from the coding sequence GTGCGAAGTAAAAAGTCAAAAGCAAAAAGTATGGAACGTAAACGAATTGCAATCATTGGAGTGGGTTTAATTGGTGGTTCACTCGCCATTCAGCTGCATGAGAAAAAAATCTCGTCACGATTGATTGGTGCTGATGCCAATAAAGAACACGAAGCAAAAGCTTTGGAACTTGAACTTGTGGATGAAATATTACCATTAGATGAAGCCATTGCACAAAGCGATGTAGTGATACTTGCATTCCCCGTTGATCTGATGGTAGGTTTGCTGCCTTCTATTCTTGATAAAGTAGATCAGCAGATCGTTGTTGATCTTGGTTCTACCAAATCGCAATTAACAGAAGCAGTAGCAAATCATCCCAAACGTGGACGTTATGTTGCAACGCATCCCATGTGGGGTACGGAGTACAGCGGTCCCGCTGCTGCAGTACGTGGCGCTTATGAAAATAAAGCGGTGATCATTTGCAACGAAGGCGATAGCGATCTCGATGCATTGGAATGGACAAAATACATGTATAAAAAAATAGGTATGCACCTGCTGAGCATGGAAGCTAAAGCACATGATCTGCATGCGGCGTATGTGAGTCATATTTCACACATCACATCTTTTGCATTAGCAAATACAGTATTGGAAAAAGAAAAAGAAGACAATGCTATTTTCGAAATGGCGAGTGCAGGTTTTGAAAGCACGGTGCGTTTGGCAAAAAGTAATCCTGCTATGTGGGTTCCCATCTTTTTGCAGAATAAAGTAAATGTGCTGGATGTGTTGAATGAACATATTCAACAGTTAACAAAATTCAGAGACAGCATTAGGGATGATAAAGGAACAGACTTACAGAATTTAATTGAACACGCAAACAAAATAAGACGCATCATCAAATGA
- a CDS encoding pyridoxal phosphate-dependent aminotransferase, with protein MIQTAKRLDGIGEYYFSQKLREIDELNKQGKQIINLGIGSPDLPPHPDVVKTLQEESVKPNVHGYQSYKGSIVLRKAMSDWYKKWYNVELNPDTEILPLIGSKEGIMHICMTYLNEGDEVLVPNPGYPTYRSAVKLAGGVCVDYDLKEANNYAPDFAALEAADLSKVKLMFVNYPQMPTGQVPEHKLFEQLVAFAKKTGILIIHDNPYSFILNENPMSLLSIEGAKDCVLELNSLSKSSNMAGWRVGMLSGAKERIDEVLRFKSNMDSGMFLPLQLAAATALNLGKDWYDGVNKIYRERREKVFELLDLLNCVYSKDQVGMFVWAKTPAKYKTGYELSDEVLYNSNVFITPGGIFGNAGDGYIRVSLCAPVTRFEEAIERISAK; from the coding sequence ATGATACAGACAGCAAAACGATTGGACGGTATTGGTGAATATTATTTTTCGCAGAAGTTGCGGGAAATTGATGAACTGAACAAACAAGGTAAGCAGATTATCAACCTTGGCATTGGTAGTCCTGATCTGCCACCGCATCCTGATGTGGTAAAGACATTGCAGGAAGAAAGTGTAAAACCAAATGTACATGGCTATCAATCGTACAAAGGTTCAATTGTGTTGCGTAAGGCCATGAGTGATTGGTATAAGAAATGGTACAATGTTGAGTTGAATCCTGATACAGAAATTCTTCCGCTCATTGGCAGTAAGGAAGGTATTATGCATATCTGCATGACTTATTTGAACGAAGGAGATGAAGTGTTGGTGCCGAATCCCGGTTACCCAACATACAGAAGTGCGGTGAAGTTAGCAGGTGGCGTTTGTGTTGATTATGATTTGAAAGAAGCAAATAATTATGCACCTGATTTTGCTGCATTAGAAGCGGCTGATCTTTCAAAAGTGAAGTTGATGTTTGTGAATTATCCGCAGATGCCAACCGGTCAAGTGCCAGAACATAAGTTGTTTGAGCAGTTAGTTGCTTTCGCAAAGAAAACAGGCATCCTCATCATTCATGATAATCCATATAGCTTTATCCTGAACGAAAACCCGATGAGTTTATTAAGTATTGAAGGCGCAAAAGATTGTGTGTTGGAATTAAACTCTCTCAGCAAATCGAGCAATATGGCAGGATGGAGAGTGGGCATGTTAAGCGGAGCAAAAGAACGCATTGATGAAGTGCTACGTTTCAAAAGTAATATGGATAGCGGTATGTTTCTGCCGTTACAATTGGCAGCAGCAACTGCATTGAACCTCGGTAAAGACTGGTACGATGGAGTAAATAAAATTTACCGAGAACGCAGAGAGAAAGTATTTGAATTATTGGATCTATTGAACTGTGTGTATTCAAAAGACCAGGTTGGTATGTTCGTGTGGGCAAAGACCCCAGCGAAATACAAAACAGGTTATGAGTTGAGTGATGAAGTGTTGTACAACAGCAATGTGTTTATAACACCGGGGGGCATTTTTGGTAATGCAGGTGATGGATATATAAGAGTGAGTTTGTGTGCGCCGGTTACAAGATTTGAAGAAGCGATTGAGAGGATAAGTGCGAAGTAA
- a CDS encoding prephenate dehydratase, giving the protein MAKVTIQGYEGSFHQEAARQFFGKDVEVIPCATFREVVKIGANKKESDGAVMAIENSIAGSILPNYNLLQKSNLVIVGEVYLHIKQNLIVNKGVKLEDIKEVHSHTMALQQCYDYLDKHKWKLVETDDTALSAKHIYQHKSKHIAAIASKLAADLYDLHVIAPGIQTMKKNYTRFLILQREQNGSIENANKASVNFVTDHSKGSLARVLGQIADGGINLSKLQSFPIPGTDFKYSFHADMEFETIEQFHKVIEAIKPSTVELKIYGVYKNGKTV; this is encoded by the coding sequence ATGGCAAAAGTTACGATACAAGGTTACGAAGGCAGTTTTCACCAGGAAGCGGCAAGACAATTCTTTGGAAAGGATGTGGAAGTGATCCCTTGTGCCACATTCAGGGAAGTGGTAAAGATCGGTGCCAATAAAAAAGAAAGCGACGGCGCAGTGATGGCGATTGAAAATTCTATTGCCGGCAGCATTTTGCCGAACTATAATCTATTACAGAAAAGTAACCTGGTGATTGTAGGTGAAGTATACCTCCACATTAAACAAAACCTGATCGTAAACAAGGGAGTAAAACTAGAAGACATTAAAGAAGTGCATTCGCATACAATGGCTTTGCAGCAGTGCTACGATTATCTCGATAAGCATAAATGGAAGTTGGTTGAAACAGATGACACGGCGTTGAGTGCAAAACATATCTATCAGCATAAGAGCAAACATATTGCAGCCATCGCCAGCAAGCTGGCAGCTGATCTATACGATTTACATGTGATTGCGCCGGGTATTCAAACAATGAAGAAGAACTATACGAGGTTCCTCATTTTGCAACGTGAACAAAACGGTTCAATTGAAAATGCGAATAAAGCATCGGTGAATTTTGTTACCGATCATTCAAAAGGAAGTTTGGCAAGAGTACTTGGACAAATTGCAGATGGTGGCATTAATTTAAGTAAGCTGCAAAGTTTTCCGATTCCGGGAACAGATTTTAAATACAGCTTTCATGCAGATATGGAATTTGAAACAATTGAGCAGTTTCATAAAGTGATTGAAGCAATCAAACCTTCAACTGTTGAGTTGAAGATCTATGGTGTTTACAAAAACGGAAAGACAGTTTAA
- a CDS encoding RNA polymerase sigma factor: protein MKPEINESELLEGLARNDRKAVETLYKQNYSMVQAFILNNNGTTDDARDVFQEAMIVLFEKAKDGQLELNCQIKTYVYSVCRRLWLKRLQQLQRFGAPVESLEEVVPVEEELEEHERKNEAFGVMEKAMTHLGEPCKSLLEAYYIQKKQMLDIAAEFGYTNADNAKNQKYKCLMRLKKLFFAQYKKAD from the coding sequence GTGAAACCTGAGATAAACGAATCGGAATTACTGGAAGGATTGGCCCGGAACGACAGAAAGGCAGTTGAAACCTTGTATAAGCAGAACTATAGTATGGTTCAGGCGTTTATACTTAATAATAATGGTACAACCGACGATGCAAGGGATGTTTTTCAGGAAGCCATGATCGTTCTTTTTGAGAAGGCAAAAGATGGACAATTGGAGCTGAACTGCCAGATAAAGACTTATGTTTATTCGGTTTGCAGGCGGCTTTGGTTGAAACGGTTACAGCAATTGCAGCGATTTGGTGCCCCGGTTGAAAGTCTCGAAGAAGTAGTACCGGTGGAGGAAGAGTTGGAAGAGCATGAGCGTAAAAATGAAGCTTTTGGTGTGATGGAAAAGGCAATGACCCATTTAGGTGAACCTTGTAAAAGCTTACTCGAAGCCTATTACATCCAGAAAAAACAAATGCTGGACATTGCTGCAGAGTTTGGCTATACCAACGCCGATAACGCCAAGAACCAGAAGTACAAGTGTTTGATGCGGTTAAAGAAATTATTCTTTGCTCAATATAAAAAAGCGGATTGA